The Callospermophilus lateralis isolate mCalLat2 chromosome 3, mCalLat2.hap1, whole genome shotgun sequence genome has a segment encoding these proteins:
- the Bnip2 gene encoding BCL2/adenovirus E1B 19 kDa protein-interacting protein 2 isoform X1, protein MEGVELKEEWQDEDFPIPLPEDDSIEADILDVTGPESQPGLLEVNGNKVRKKLMAPEISLTLDPGDGSVLSDDLDESGEIDLDGLDTPSENSNEFEWEDDLPKPKTTEVIRKGSITEYSAAEEKEDGRRWRMFRIGEQDHRVDMKAIEPYKKVISHGGYYGDGLNAIVVFAVCFMPESGQPNYRYLMDNLFKYVIGTLELLVAENYMIVYLNGATTRRKMPSLGWLRKCYQQIDRRLRKNLKSLIIVHPSWFIRTLLAVTRPFISSKFSQKIRYVFNLAELAELVPMEYVGIPECIKQYEEEKFKKKQKRVDQELNGKQDEPKSEHPKLGMLT, encoded by the exons ATGGAAGGTGTAGAACTGAAAGAAGAATGGCAAGATGAAGATTTTCCAAT ACCTTTACCAGAAGATGATAGTATTGAAGCAGATATACTAGATGTAACTGGACCAGAGAGCCAGCCTG GCTTACTAGAAGTTAATGGaaataaagtaagaaagaaaCTAATGGCTCCAGAGATTAGCTTGACACTGGATCCCGGTGATGGCTCTGTGTTGTCAGATGATTTGGATGAAAGTGGGGAGATTGACTTGGATGGTTTAGACACACCATCAGAGAACAGTAATGAGTTTGAGTGGGAAG ATGATCTTCCAAAACCCAAAACAACAGAAGTAATTAGGAAAGGCTCAATCACTGAATATTCAGCAGCAGAAGAAAAGGAAGATGGACGACGCTGGCGTATGTTCAGGATTGGAGAACAGGACCACAGGGTTGATATGAAGGCAATTGAGCCCTATAAAAAAGTTATCAGTCATGGAG gATATTATGGGGATGGATTAAATGCCATTGTTGTGTTTGCTGTCTGTTTTATGCCTGAAAGTGGTCAACCTAACTATAGATACCTGATGGACAATCTCTTTAA GTATGTTATTGGCACTTTGGAGCTATTAGTAGCAGAAAACTACATGATAGTTTATTTAAATGGTGCAACAACTCGAAGAAAAATGCCCAGTCTGGGATGGCTCAGAAAATGTTATCAGCAAATTGATAGAAG gTTACGGAAAAACCTAAAATCCCTAATTATTGTGCATCCCTCTTGGTTTATCAGAACACTCCTGGCTGTTACAAGACCATTTATTAG ctcgaaattcagccaaaaaattagATACGTCTTTAATTTGGCAGAGCTAGCGGAACTTGTTCCCATGGAATATGTTGGCATACCAGAATGCATAAAACa GTATgaagaagaaaagtttaaaaagaaacaaaaaag AGTTGATCAAGAACTTAATGGAAAACAAGATGAACCGAAAAGTGAACA
- the Bnip2 gene encoding BCL2/adenovirus E1B 19 kDa protein-interacting protein 2 isoform X2, translating into MEGVELKEEWQDEDFPIPLPEDDSIEADILDVTGPESQPGLLEVNGNKVRKKLMAPEISLTLDPGDGSVLSDDLDESGEIDLDGLDTPSENSNEFEWEDDLPKPKTTEVIRKGSITEYSAAEEKEDGRRWRMFRIGEQDHRVDMKAIEPYKKVISHGGYYGDGLNAIVVFAVCFMPESGQPNYRYLMDNLFKYVIGTLELLVAENYMIVYLNGATTRRKMPSLGWLRKCYQQIDRRLRKNLKSLIIVHPSWFIRTLLAVTRPFISSKFSQKIRYVFNLAELAELVPMEYVGIPECIKQVDQELNGKQDEPKSEHPKLGMLT; encoded by the exons ATGGAAGGTGTAGAACTGAAAGAAGAATGGCAAGATGAAGATTTTCCAAT ACCTTTACCAGAAGATGATAGTATTGAAGCAGATATACTAGATGTAACTGGACCAGAGAGCCAGCCTG GCTTACTAGAAGTTAATGGaaataaagtaagaaagaaaCTAATGGCTCCAGAGATTAGCTTGACACTGGATCCCGGTGATGGCTCTGTGTTGTCAGATGATTTGGATGAAAGTGGGGAGATTGACTTGGATGGTTTAGACACACCATCAGAGAACAGTAATGAGTTTGAGTGGGAAG ATGATCTTCCAAAACCCAAAACAACAGAAGTAATTAGGAAAGGCTCAATCACTGAATATTCAGCAGCAGAAGAAAAGGAAGATGGACGACGCTGGCGTATGTTCAGGATTGGAGAACAGGACCACAGGGTTGATATGAAGGCAATTGAGCCCTATAAAAAAGTTATCAGTCATGGAG gATATTATGGGGATGGATTAAATGCCATTGTTGTGTTTGCTGTCTGTTTTATGCCTGAAAGTGGTCAACCTAACTATAGATACCTGATGGACAATCTCTTTAA GTATGTTATTGGCACTTTGGAGCTATTAGTAGCAGAAAACTACATGATAGTTTATTTAAATGGTGCAACAACTCGAAGAAAAATGCCCAGTCTGGGATGGCTCAGAAAATGTTATCAGCAAATTGATAGAAG gTTACGGAAAAACCTAAAATCCCTAATTATTGTGCATCCCTCTTGGTTTATCAGAACACTCCTGGCTGTTACAAGACCATTTATTAG ctcgaaattcagccaaaaaattagATACGTCTTTAATTTGGCAGAGCTAGCGGAACTTGTTCCCATGGAATATGTTGGCATACCAGAATGCATAAAACa AGTTGATCAAGAACTTAATGGAAAACAAGATGAACCGAAAAGTGAACA